The following proteins are encoded in a genomic region of Streptococcus gwangjuense:
- the serS gene encoding serine--tRNA ligase, with the protein MLDIKRIRTDFDAVAEKLATRGVDAAILNEMKEIDAKRREILVKVETLKAERNTVSAEIAQAKRNKENADDKIAAMQTLSAEVKALDAELAEIDAKLTKFTTTLPNIPADSVPVGADEDDNVEVRRWGTPREFDFEPKAHWDLGEDLGILDWERGGKVTGARFLFYKGLGARLERAIYNFMLDEHGKEGYTEVITPYMVNHDSMFGTGQYPKFKEDTFELSDSNYVLIPTAEVPLTNYYRDEILDGKDLPIYFTAMSPSFRSEAGSAGRDTRGLIRLHQFHKVEMVKFAKPEESYEELEKMTANAENILQKLNLPYRVVALSTGDMGFSAAKTYDLEVWIPAQNTYREISSCSNTEDFQARRAQIRYRDEADGKVKLLHTLNGSGLAVGRTVAAILENYQNADGSVTIPEVLRPYMGGAEVIKP; encoded by the coding sequence ATGTTAGATATCAAACGTATTCGTACAGACTTTGATGCTGTCGCAGAAAAATTGGCTACACGTGGTGTAGATGCTGCTATCTTAAACGAGATGAAAGAAATCGATGCTAAACGTCGTGAGATTTTAGTCAAGGTTGAAACTCTCAAGGCTGAACGTAACACAGTTTCTGCTGAGATTGCCCAAGCTAAGCGCAACAAGGAAAATGCAGATGACAAGATTGCTGCCATGCAAACTCTATCTGCTGAAGTCAAAGCCTTGGATGCTGAATTGGCAGAAATCGATGCTAAATTGACAAAATTTACCACTACTCTCCCAAATATTCCAGCTGACAGTGTTCCTGTTGGGGCTGATGAAGATGACAATGTGGAAGTTCGCCGTTGGGGCACTCCACGCGAGTTTGACTTCGAACCAAAAGCTCACTGGGATCTTGGTGAAGATCTTGGTATCCTTGACTGGGAACGCGGTGGTAAGGTAACGGGCGCTCGCTTCCTCTTCTATAAAGGTCTCGGTGCTCGTTTGGAACGTGCCATCTACAACTTTATGTTGGATGAACATGGAAAAGAAGGCTATACTGAAGTCATCACACCTTACATGGTTAACCATGATTCTATGTTTGGTACTGGTCAATATCCAAAATTCAAGGAAGATACTTTTGAACTCAGCGACAGCAATTATGTTCTTATTCCTACAGCCGAAGTTCCTCTGACAAACTACTACCGTGATGAAATCCTTGATGGTAAAGACCTACCAATCTACTTCACTGCTATGAGTCCATCATTCCGTTCTGAGGCTGGTTCTGCTGGTCGTGATACTCGTGGCTTAATTCGTTTGCACCAATTCCACAAGGTTGAAATGGTTAAATTTGCCAAACCAGAAGAATCTTATGAAGAATTGGAAAAAATGACAGCTAACGCTGAAAATATCCTTCAAAAACTGAACCTTCCATACCGTGTCGTTGCGCTCTCTACAGGAGATATGGGCTTCTCAGCTGCTAAAACTTACGACTTGGAAGTTTGGATTCCAGCGCAAAATACCTACCGTGAAATCTCAAGTTGTTCAAATACAGAAGATTTCCAAGCCCGTCGTGCCCAAATCCGTTACCGTGATGAAGCAGACGGCAAGGTGAAACTCCTCCATACCTTGAACGGTTCTGGACTTGCAGTTGGACGTACAGTGGCTGCTATTCTTGAAAACTATCAAAATGCAGATGGTTCTGTGACCATTCCAGAAGTACTTCGTCCATACATGGGTGGAGCTGAAGTTATCAAACCATAA
- a CDS encoding DUF956 family protein — protein sequence MAQSLNKTVLLNTTGTSYLSIAGKVGKFLVGDQALEFYPDVNVEQFIQIPWSHINQIGANVTGRKISRHFEVFTDRGKFLFASKDSGAILKIAREKLGNDKVVKLPTLIQTISQKFKNLFAKK from the coding sequence ATGGCTCAATCACTTAACAAAACAGTGCTCCTCAATACGACAGGTACCTCCTACCTCTCTATAGCTGGAAAAGTTGGGAAATTCCTTGTCGGAGATCAGGCTCTGGAATTTTACCCCGATGTCAATGTTGAACAATTTATCCAGATTCCTTGGAGCCATATCAACCAAATTGGAGCTAATGTTACTGGTCGCAAAATCAGTCGCCACTTCGAAGTCTTTACAGACAGAGGAAAATTCCTCTTTGCTTCAAAAGACTCAGGTGCCATTCTCAAAATTGCGCGTGAAAAATTGGGCAATGACAAGGTCGTCAAACTTCCGACCCTGATTCAAACCATTAGTCAAAAATTTAAAAATCTATTTGCAAAAAAGTAG
- a CDS encoding aspartate kinase has product MKVVKFGGSSLASASQLEKVLNIVKSDPERRFVVVSAPGKRNAEDTKVTDALIKYYRDYVAGNDISKSQNWIIDRYAAMVSELGLKPAVLEKISKSIRALATLPIEENEFLYDTFLAAGENNNAKLIAAYFNQNGIDARYVHPREAGIVVTSEPGHARIIPSSYDKIEELTNTNEVLVIPGFFGVTKENQICTFSRGGSDITGSIIAAGVKADLYENFTDVDGIFAAHPGIIHQPHSIPELTYREMRELAYAGFSVLHDEALLPAYRGKIPLVIKNTNNPDHPGTRIVLKHSSDEFPVVGIAGDSGFVSINMSKYLMNREVGFGRKVLQILEDLNIGWEHMPTGIDDLSIILRSRELTPIKEEEILRQLVQKAEVDHAEIEHDLSIIMIVGEKMKSHIGVTATATRALSENKINIQMMSQGSSEVSIMFVVHKDQEKAAIKALYNAFFGESKED; this is encoded by the coding sequence ATGAAAGTTGTTAAATTTGGAGGTAGCTCTCTTGCCTCTGCTAGTCAATTAGAAAAAGTTTTAAACATCGTCAAAAGCGATCCAGAGCGTCGTTTTGTAGTCGTTTCTGCGCCTGGTAAACGCAATGCTGAAGATACTAAGGTTACGGATGCCTTGATTAAATACTACCGTGATTATGTCGCTGGTAACGATATTAGCAAGAGTCAAAACTGGATTATCGACCGCTATGCCGCTATGGTTAGTGAATTGGGACTGAAGCCAGCTGTTCTTGAGAAAATTTCAAAAAGCATTCGCGCCTTGGCCACTCTTCCTATCGAAGAAAATGAATTTCTCTACGATACTTTCCTAGCAGCTGGTGAAAATAACAATGCTAAATTGATTGCTGCCTACTTTAATCAAAATGGGATCGATGCACGCTATGTGCACCCTAGAGAAGCTGGTATTGTGGTCACAAGTGAACCTGGTCACGCTCGCATCATTCCATCAAGTTATGATAAGATTGAAGAATTGACAAATACAAATGAAGTTCTTGTCATTCCTGGTTTCTTTGGAGTTACCAAGGAAAATCAAATCTGTACCTTCTCACGTGGAGGATCTGATATCACTGGTTCTATCATTGCTGCTGGTGTAAAAGCCGACCTCTATGAAAACTTTACAGACGTTGATGGTATCTTTGCTGCCCACCCTGGTATTATCCACCAACCACACTCAATCCCTGAGTTGACCTATCGTGAAATGCGTGAGTTGGCCTATGCAGGATTCTCAGTCCTTCATGATGAAGCTCTTCTACCTGCCTACCGTGGAAAAATTCCTCTAGTTATCAAGAATACCAACAATCCTGACCATCCAGGTACTCGTATCGTTCTAAAACACAGTAGTGATGAATTTCCAGTTGTGGGAATTGCTGGTGACTCAGGCTTTGTCAGCATCAACATGTCTAAATACCTTATGAACCGTGAGGTTGGATTTGGACGCAAGGTTCTTCAAATCCTTGAAGATCTTAACATCGGTTGGGAACATATGCCAACAGGTATCGACGATCTTTCAATCATCCTCCGTTCTCGCGAACTAACTCCTATCAAGGAAGAAGAAATCCTTCGTCAGTTGGTTCAAAAGGCTGAAGTAGACCATGCAGAAATCGAGCACGACCTTTCAATCATTATGATTGTTGGAGAAAAGATGAAGAGCCATATCGGTGTCACTGCTACTGCGACACGCGCTTTATCTGAAAATAAGATCAACATCCAGATGATGTCTCAAGGTTCTAGTGAAGTGTCTATCATGTTTGTTGTCCATAAGGACCAAGAGAAAGCAGCTATTAAAGCCCTCTACAATGCCTTTTTCGGTGAAAGTAAGGAAGACTAA
- a CDS encoding enoyl-CoA hydratase: MEHVIYQLEEDLAILTLNRPEVANGFHIPMCEEILEALSLAEEDPAVHFVLINANGKVFSVGGDLVEMKRAVDEDDIPSLTKIAELVNTISYKIKQIAKPVLMEVDGAVAGAAANMAVAADFCLATDKAKFIQAFVGVGLAPDAGGIHLLSRSIGVTRAVQLAMTGEALTADKALEWGLVYRVCEADKLEKTREQLLKKLRRGSSNSYAAIKKLVWESQFKDWQDYAVLELNLQASLAQTEDFKEGVRAHSERRRPKFTGK; encoded by the coding sequence ATGGAACACGTTATTTATCAGCTTGAAGAGGATTTGGCAATCCTTACCTTGAATCGTCCTGAGGTCGCAAATGGTTTTCATATTCCTATGTGTGAGGAGATTTTAGAAGCTCTGAGTTTGGCAGAAGAGGATCCGGCTGTGCATTTTGTATTAATCAACGCGAATGGCAAAGTCTTTTCAGTTGGGGGAGATTTAGTAGAGATGAAGCGGGCGGTGGATGAGGATGATATTCCATCATTGACGAAAATCGCAGAATTGGTCAATACTATTTCTTATAAAATCAAGCAAATTGCTAAACCTGTCTTGATGGAGGTTGATGGGGCTGTTGCAGGTGCCGCAGCGAATATGGCTGTTGCTGCAGATTTCTGTCTGGCAACGGATAAGGCTAAATTTATCCAAGCTTTTGTTGGAGTTGGCTTAGCTCCAGATGCAGGTGGGATTCATCTATTGAGTCGTAGTATTGGTGTGACGCGTGCTGTTCAATTAGCTATGACAGGAGAAGCTTTAACAGCAGACAAAGCTTTAGAGTGGGGCCTAGTTTACCGTGTCTGTGAAGCTGATAAACTTGAAAAGACGAGAGAACAGCTTCTTAAAAAATTAAGACGTGGCTCAAGTAATTCCTATGCTGCCATTAAGAAGTTGGTGTGGGAGAGTCAATTTAAAGATTGGCAAGATTATGCTGTTTTAGAACTGAACCTACAGGCGTCCTTGGCCCAAACAGAGGATTTCAAAGAGGGAGTTCGGGCTCATTCGGAAAGAAGAAGACCTAAATTTACAGGAAAATAA
- a CDS encoding MarR family winged helix-turn-helix transcriptional regulator has product MDYQRINEYLTSIFNNVLVIEEVSLRGSRFKDISIKEMHTIDVIGKVPDVTPSQVSKELMVTLGTVTTSLNNLERKGYIERIRSEHDRRVVHLHLTKKGRLVHRLHKRFHKAMVEKIIDGMSKQEMEVMSKGLTNLYQFLEDLR; this is encoded by the coding sequence TTGGACTACCAACGAATTAATGAATATTTAACGTCTATATTTAACAATGTCCTCGTTATTGAGGAAGTTAGCTTGAGGGGTAGTCGTTTCAAGGATATCTCCATCAAAGAAATGCATACGATTGATGTGATTGGAAAAGTTCCAGATGTGACACCAAGTCAAGTGTCAAAAGAGTTGATGGTGACTCTTGGGACAGTTACGACTAGTTTGAATAATCTCGAACGCAAGGGTTACATTGAACGGATTCGCTCAGAACATGATCGACGTGTGGTACATCTGCATTTGACAAAGAAAGGTCGCTTGGTTCATAGGCTACATAAACGCTTCCACAAGGCCATGGTTGAAAAAATCATTGATGGTATGAGTAAGCAAGAAATGGAGGTTATGAGCAAAGGTTTGACTAATCTTTATCAATTTTTGGAGGATTTGAGATAA
- a CDS encoding beta-ketoacyl-ACP synthase III, translating to MAFAKISQVAHYVPEQVVTNHDLAQIMDTNDEWISSRTGIRQRHISRTESTSDLATEVAKKLMAKAGITGEELDFIILATITPDSMMPSTAARVQANIGANKAFVFDLTAACSGFVFALSTAEKFIASGRFQKGLVIGSETLSKAVDWSDRSTAVLFGDGAGGVLLEASEKEHFLAESLNSDGSRSECLTYGHSGLHSPFSDQESADSFLKMDGRAVFDFAIRDVAKSIKQTIDESPIEATNLDYLLLHQANDRILDKMARKIGVNRDKLPANMMEYGNTSAASIPILLSECVEQGLIRLDGSQTVLLSGFGGGLTWGTLILTI from the coding sequence ATGGCTTTTGCAAAAATAAGCCAGGTTGCTCATTATGTGCCAGAGCAAGTGGTTACAAATCATGATTTGGCTCAGATTATGGATACCAATGATGAGTGGATTTCAAGTCGGACGGGAATACGTCAAAGACATATTTCAAGAACAGAATCTACTAGTGATTTAGCTACAGAGGTTGCCAAGAAACTGATGGCAAAAGCTGGAATCACAGGAGAGGAGTTGGATTTTATCATCCTAGCTACCATTACTCCAGATTCGATGATGCCCTCAACAGCTGCTCGTGTCCAAGCCAATATTGGTGCTAATAAGGCCTTTGTTTTTGACCTAACAGCAGCTTGCAGTGGATTTGTATTTGCTCTTTCAACTGCTGAAAAGTTTATCGCTTCTGGTCGCTTTCAAAAAGGCTTGGTGATTGGTAGTGAAACCCTCTCTAAAGCAGTCGATTGGTCAGACCGATCAACAGCTGTTTTGTTTGGAGATGGTGCTGGTGGAGTCTTGCTAGAAGCTAGCGAGAAAGAGCATTTTTTGGCTGAGAGTCTCAATAGTGATGGGAGTCGTAGCGAGTGTCTAACTTATGGACATTCGGGGTTACATTCTCCATTTTCAGATCAAGAAAGTGCAGATTCATTTTTGAAGATGGATGGGCGCGCAGTCTTTGATTTTGCTATTCGGGACGTAGCCAAGTCTATCAAGCAGACTATTGATGAATCTCCTATAGAGGCGACAAACTTGGATTATCTGCTACTTCATCAGGCTAATGACCGTATTTTGGATAAAATGGCTAGAAAAATCGGTGTTAACCGAGATAAACTTCCAGCCAATATGATGGAATATGGCAATACCAGTGCAGCCAGTATCCCGATTTTACTTTCAGAGTGTGTAGAACAAGGCCTCATCCGTTTAGATGGTAGCCAGACTGTTCTACTATCAGGCTTCGGTGGAGGCTTGACCTGGGGCACGCTCATTCTTACAATTTAG
- a CDS encoding acyl carrier protein, translated as MAVFEKVQEIIVEELGKDASEVTLESTFDDLDADSLDLFQVISEIEDAFDIQIEAEDDLKTVGDLVAYVEEQTK; from the coding sequence ATGGCAGTATTTGAAAAAGTACAAGAAATTATCGTTGAAGAACTTGGAAAAGACGCATCAGAAGTAACACTTGAATCAACTTTTGATGATTTGGACGCAGATTCATTGGACTTGTTCCAAGTAATCTCAGAAATCGAAGATGCTTTTGATATCCAAATCGAAGCAGAAGATGACTTGAAAACAGTTGGTGACTTGGTTGCCTACGTTGAAGAGCAAACAAAATAA
- the fabK gene encoding enoyl-[acyl-carrier-protein] reductase FabK — protein sequence MKTRITELLNIDYPIFQGGMAWVADGDLAGAVSKAGGLGIIGGGNAPKEVVKANIDKIKSLTDKPFGVNIMLLSPFVEDIVDLVIEEGVKVVTTGAGNPSKYMERFHEAGITVIPVVPSVALAKRMEKIGADAVIAEGMEAGGHIGKLTTMTLVRQVTAAVSIPVIAAGGIADGEGAAAGFMLGAEAIQVGTRFVVAKESNAHPNYKAKILKARDIDTTISAQHFGHAVRAIKNQLTRDFEKAEKDAFKQENPDLEIFEQMGAGALAKAVVHGDVDGGSVMAGQIAGLVSKEETVEEILKDLYYGAAKKIQEEASRWAGVVRND from the coding sequence ATGAAAACGCGTATTACAGAATTATTGAACATTGATTATCCTATTTTCCAAGGAGGGATGGCCTGGGTTGCTGATGGTGATTTGGCAGGGGCTGTTTCCAAGGCTGGAGGACTAGGGATTATCGGTGGGGGGAATGCCCCTAAAGAAGTTGTCAAGGCAAATATTGATAAAATCAAATCATTGACAGATAAACCCTTTGGTGTCAACATTATGCTCTTGTCTCCCTTTGTGGAAGATATTGTAGACCTCGTTATCGAGGAAGGTGTTAAGGTAGTGACAACAGGCGCAGGAAATCCAAGCAAATACATGGAACGTTTCCATGAAGCTGGTATTACGGTTATTCCTGTTGTGCCAAGTGTTGCCCTAGCTAAACGCATGGAAAAAATCGGTGCGGACGCTGTTATTGCAGAAGGAATGGAAGCTGGAGGACACATTGGGAAATTAACAACCATGACCTTGGTGCGCCAGGTTACTGCTGCTGTATCTATTCCTGTTATTGCTGCAGGAGGGATTGCGGATGGTGAAGGTGCTGCTGCTGGCTTTATGCTAGGTGCAGAAGCTATTCAGGTTGGAACTCGCTTTGTCGTTGCAAAAGAGTCTAATGCCCATCCAAATTATAAGGCGAAAATTTTAAAAGCTAGAGATATTGATACTACAATTTCAGCTCAACACTTTGGACATGCTGTTCGAGCTATTAAAAATCAATTGACTCGTGATTTTGAAAAAGCTGAGAAAGATGCCTTTAAACAAGAAAATCCAGACTTGGAAATTTTTGAACAAATGGGAGCAGGTGCACTAGCCAAAGCAGTTGTTCACGGTGATGTAGATGGCGGATCTGTCATGGCAGGTCAGATTGCTGGGCTTGTTTCCAAAGAAGAAACCGTTGAAGAAATCCTAAAAGATTTGTATTACGGAGCAGCTAAGAAAATTCAAGAAGAAGCCTCTCGTTGGGCAGGAGTTGTAAGAAATGACTAA
- the fabD gene encoding ACP S-malonyltransferase translates to MTKTAFLFAGQGAQYLGMGRDLYDHYPIVTETIDQASQVLGYDLRYLIDREEEKLNQTRYTQPAILATSVAIYRLLQEKGYQPDMVAGLSLGEYSALVASGALDFEDAVALVAKRGSYMEEAAPAGSGKMVAVLNTPVEVIEEACQKASEFGVVTPANYNTPAQIVIGGEVVAVDRAVELLQEAGAKRLIPLKVSGPFHTALLEPASQKLAETLAQVSFSDFTCPLVGNTEAAVMQKEDIVQLLTRQVKEPVRFYESIAVMQEARVTNFIEIGPGKVLSGFVKKIDKTAKLANVEDQASLEALLENE, encoded by the coding sequence ATGACTAAAACGGCCTTTTTGTTTGCTGGCCAAGGTGCCCAGTATCTAGGTATGGGACGGGATCTCTATGATCACTACCCTATTGTCACAGAAACGATTGATCAAGCGAGTCAGGTGCTCGGTTATGATTTGCGTTATCTTATTGATAGGGAAGAAGAAAAACTCAATCAGACTCGCTATACGCAACCAGCCATTCTAGCGACATCGGTTGCTATCTACCGTTTATTGCAAGAAAAGGGCTATCAGCCTGATATGGTTGCTGGTTTGTCTCTTGGAGAATACTCTGCCTTGGTGGCCAGTGGCGCCTTGGATTTTGAAGATGCGGTTGCCTTGGTAGCTAAGCGTGGATCCTATATGGAAGAAGCGGCCCCTGCTGGCTCTGGCAAGATGGTGGCAGTTCTCAATACGCCAGTAGAGGTCATTGAAGAAGCCTGTCAAAAAGCTTCTGAATTTGGAGTGGTTACCCCAGCCAACTATAATACACCTGCACAAATCGTGATTGGTGGAGAAGTGGTTGCAGTTGATCGAGCTGTCGAACTCTTGCAGGAAGCAGGGGCTAAACGCTTGATTCCCCTCAAGGTGTCAGGTCCCTTTCATACCGCTCTCCTTGAGCCTGCTAGCCAGAAACTAGCTGAAACTCTAGCTCAGGTAAGTTTTTCAGATTTCACTTGTCCCTTAGTCGGCAATACAGAAGCTGCTGTCATGCAAAAAGAAGATATAGTTCAACTCTTGACGCGTCAGGTCAAGGAACCAGTTCGTTTCTATGAAAGTATTGCAGTTATGCAAGAAGCAAGAGTAACCAACTTTATCGAGATTGGCCCAGGGAAAGTCTTGTCAGGCTTTGTCAAAAAAATTGATAAAACGGCTAAACTAGCCAATGTTGAAGATCAGGCGAGTTTGGAAGCCTTGCTAGAAAACGAGTAA
- the fabG gene encoding 3-oxoacyl-[acyl-carrier-protein] reductase: MQLKNKNIFITGSSRGIGLAVAHKFAQAGANIALNSRGAISEELLAEFSNYGVKVVPISGDVSDFADAKRMVEQAIAELGSVDVLVNNAGITQDTLMLKMTEADFEKVLKVNLTGAFNMTQSVLKSMMKAREGAIINMSSVVGLMGNIGQANYAASKAGLIGFTKSVAREVANRNIRVNAIAPGMIESDMTAVLSDKVKDAMLAQIPMKEFGQAEQVADLTVFLAGQDYLTGQVVAIDGGLSM; encoded by the coding sequence ATGCAACTAAAAAATAAAAATATCTTTATTACAGGTTCGAGTCGTGGAATTGGTCTTGCCGTTGCCCATAAGTTTGCTCAAGCAGGAGCCAACATTGCCTTAAACAGTCGTGGTGCAATTTCAGAAGAATTGCTCGCTGAGTTTTCAAACTATGGTGTCAAGGTGGTTCCTATTTCAGGAGATGTATCAGATTTTGCAGACGCTAAACGTATGGTTGAGCAAGCTATTGCAGAGCTAGGTTCAGTAGATGTTTTGGTCAACAATGCAGGGATTACCCAAGATACCCTGATGCTCAAGATGACAGAAGCGGATTTTGAAAAAGTGCTCAAGGTTAACTTGACTGGAGCTTTTAACATGACACAATCAGTCTTGAAATCGATGATGAAAGCCAGAGAAGGTGCTATCATTAATATGTCTAGTGTTGTTGGTTTGATGGGAAATATCGGTCAAGCTAACTATGCAGCTTCTAAGGCTGGTTTGATTGGTTTTACCAAGTCTGTGGCGCGTGAAGTGGCCAATCGCAATATCAGGGTTAATGCTATTGCACCTGGAATGATTGAGTCCGATATGACAGCTGTTCTATCAGACAAGGTAAAAGATGCTATGCTGGCACAAATTCCTATGAAAGAATTTGGGCAAGCAGAGCAGGTTGCAGATTTGACAGTATTTTTAGCAGGCCAAGATTATCTAACTGGTCAAGTAGTTGCCATTGATGGTGGCTTAAGTATGTAG
- the fabF gene encoding beta-ketoacyl-ACP synthase II, which yields MKLNRVVVTGYGVTSPIGNTPEEFWNSLTTGNIGIGPITKFDHSDFDVHNAAEIQDFPFDKYFVKKDTNRFDNYSLYALYAAQEAVNHANLDVEALDKDRFGVIVASGIGGIKEIEDQVLRLNDKGPKRVKPLTLPKALPNMASGNVAMRFGANGVCKSINTACASSNDAIGDAFRSIKFGFQDVMLVGGSEASITPFAIAGFQALTALSTTEDPTRASIPFDKDRNGFVMGEGSGMLVLESLEHAEKRGATILAEVVGYGNTCDAYHMTSPHPEGQGAIKAIKLALEEAEISPEQVAYVNAHGTSTPANEKGESGAIVAVLGKEVPVSSTKSFTGHLLGAAGAVEAIVTIEAMRHNFVPMTAGTSEVSDYIEANVVYGQGLEQEIPYAISNTFGFGGHNAVLAFKRWENK from the coding sequence ATGAAATTAAATCGCGTAGTGGTAACAGGTTATGGAGTAACATCTCCAATCGGAAATACACCAGAAGAATTTTGGAATAGTTTGACAACTGGAAACATCGGAATTGGTCCAATAACAAAATTTGATCATAGTGACTTTGATGTGCATAATGCGGCAGAAATCCAAGATTTTCCTTTTGATAAATACTTTGTTAAGAAAGATACCAATCGTTTTGATAATTATTCTTTATATGCCTTGTATGCAGCCCAAGAAGCTGTTAATCATGCCAATTTGGATGTAGAGGCTCTTGATAAAGATCGTTTTGGTGTTATCGTTGCCTCTGGTATTGGTGGAATCAAGGAAATTGAAGATCAAGTGCTTCGCCTAAATGACAAAGGACCAAAACGTGTGAAACCATTGACCCTTCCAAAAGCCTTGCCAAATATGGCTTCAGGAAATGTTGCTATGCGTTTTGGAGCAAACGGTGTTTGCAAATCTATCAATACTGCCTGCGCTTCATCAAATGACGCGATTGGGGATGCCTTCCGCTCAATTAAATTTGGTTTCCAAGACGTTATGTTGGTAGGTGGTTCAGAAGCCTCTATCACACCTTTTGCTATTGCTGGTTTCCAAGCCCTAACAGCTCTCTCTACTACAGAGGATCCAACTCGTGCTTCTATTCCATTTGATAAGGACCGCAATGGGTTTGTTATGGGTGAAGGTTCAGGGATGTTGGTTCTTGAAAGTCTTGAACACGCTGAAAAACGTGGGGCAACCATCCTTGCTGAAGTAGTTGGTTACGGAAATACTTGTGATGCCTACCATATGACTTCTCCTCATCCAGAAGGTCAGGGAGCTATCAAGGCCATCAAACTAGCCTTGGAAGAAGCTGAGATTTCTCCAGAGCAAGTAGCCTATGTCAATGCTCACGGAACGTCAACTCCTGCTAATGAAAAAGGAGAAAGTGGTGCGATCGTAGCTGTTCTTGGTAAGGAAGTACCTGTATCATCAACTAAGTCTTTCACAGGACATTTGCTGGGTGCTGCAGGCGCGGTAGAAGCTATTGTCACAATCGAAGCCATGCGTCATAACTTTGTACCAATGACAGCTGGAACAAGTGAAGTATCAGATTATATCGAAGCCAATGTCGTTTATGGACAAGGCTTGGAGCAAGAAATTCCATACGCCATTTCAAATACTTTTGGTTTTGGTGGCCACAATGCAGTTCTTGCTTTCAAACGTTGGGAGAATAAATAA
- the accB gene encoding acetyl-CoA carboxylase biotin carboxyl carrier protein: protein MNLNDIKDLMAQFDQSSLREFSYKNGTDELQFSKNEARLVSEVASQAAPAPVLATPSPVAPTSAPVETVIEETSSSAEASVAAEGDVVESPLVGVAYLAAGPDKPAFVTVGDSVKKGQTLVIIEAMKVMNEIPAPKDGVVTEILVSNEEMVEFGKGLVRIK from the coding sequence ATGAATTTAAACGATATTAAAGACTTGATGGCCCAATTTGACCAGTCAAGTTTGAGAGAATTTTCTTATAAAAATGGGACGGATGAGTTGCAGTTTAGCAAGAATGAAGCTAGACTGGTGTCTGAAGTTGCATCTCAAGCCGCTCCAGCGCCTGTTCTAGCAACACCAAGTCCAGTAGCTCCTACATCTGCTCCAGTAGAAACTGTAATAGAAGAAACTTCGTCATCAGCAGAAGCAAGCGTAGCTGCTGAGGGAGATGTTGTAGAGAGTCCACTTGTTGGGGTGGCTTACTTGGCTGCTGGTCCAGATAAACCTGCCTTTGTAACAGTTGGTGATAGTGTTAAAAAAGGTCAAACATTGGTGATTATCGAAGCCATGAAAGTCATGAATGAAATTCCAGCACCTAAGGATGGTGTGGTAACGGAAATTCTCGTTTCTAACGAAGAAATGGTTGAGTTTGGTAAAGGATTGGTACGTATCAAATGA
- the fabZ gene encoding 3-hydroxyacyl-ACP dehydratase FabZ, which yields MIDIQGIKEALPHRYPMLLVDRVLEVREDTIVAIKNVTINEPFFNGHFPQYPVMPGVLIMEALAQTAGVLELSKPENKGKLVFYAGMDKVKFKKQVVPGDQLVMTATFVKRRGTIAVVEAKAEVDGKLAASGTLTFAIGN from the coding sequence ATGATCGATATTCAAGGAATCAAAGAAGCCCTTCCCCACCGTTATCCTATGCTACTAGTAGACCGTGTCTTGGAAGTGCGCGAGGACACCATTGTTGCCATCAAAAATGTGACCATCAATGAGCCCTTCTTTAATGGTCATTTCCCTCAATACCCTGTCATGCCAGGTGTTCTGATTATGGAAGCCTTGGCGCAAACAGCTGGTGTATTGGAGTTATCAAAACCTGAAAATAAGGGGAAACTGGTCTTTTACGCTGGTATGGATAAGGTCAAGTTTAAGAAGCAAGTTGTACCTGGTGACCAATTGGTTATGACAGCGACTTTTGTAAAACGTCGTGGCACCATTGCCGTGGTTGAAGCAAAGGCTGAAGTGGATGGCAAGCTTGCAGCTAGTGGTACTCTTACCTTTGCAATAGGGAACTAA